A single region of the Ziziphus jujuba cultivar Dongzao chromosome 10, ASM3175591v1 genome encodes:
- the LOC107410545 gene encoding uncharacterized protein LOC107410545, whose amino-acid sequence MYLYVHISSEFESEHSILKKWCSVPKIGKFLSSHVTICWLSIEINYIFHQFITMINNGLLLLFNFSCVSKTCTEMVMPIGYGANETMFQSSPFNLNDYIKTCQNLFGVTPRPHWITTEFGGHDIKSVLGNFASNIIFSNGLRDPYSAGGVLKNISSTVTAVYTDKGAHCLDLINSTPDDPDWLITQRGREIKIIEVWISEYKARLATNADKQN is encoded by the exons atgtatttatatgttcATATATCGTCTGAATTTGAATCTGAACATAGCATATTAAAAAAGTGGTGCTCAGTTCCAAAAATTGGTAAGTTCTTGAGCTCCCATGTGACTATTTGTTGGCTttcaatagaaattaattacatttttcatCAGTTTATTACCATGATCAACAATGGTCTCCTGCtcctttttaacttttcttGTGTTTCAAAGACATGTACTGAGATGGTAATGCCAATTGGTTATGGTGCCAACGAGACAATGTTCCAATCATCGCCTTTCAATTTGAATGACTACATCAAGACCTGCCAAAATCTTTTTGGTGTCACCCCAAGACCTCATTGGATCACTACAGAATTTGGAGGTCAT GATATAAAATCAGTACTTGGAAATTTTGCAAGCAACATCATCTTCTCAAATGGACTGCGAGACCCATATAGTGCAGGAGG AGTCCTGAAGAACATTTCTAGTACTGTAACAGCTGTATATACTGATaaag GTGCACACTGCTTGGATTTGATTAATTCAACACCAGATGATCCTGACTGGCTGATCACACAAAGAGGCAGAGAGATCAAAATCATTGAAGTTTGGATTTCAGAATATAAAGCTAGGCTAGCTACTAACGCAGACAAACAGAACTGA
- the LOC132799631 gene encoding uncharacterized protein LOC132799631: protein MAKRIMTMSEPGIKLPPEFVTYFYTQTLDHFNYKPESNATFQQRYIMNNKYWGGPNASSPIFVYTGDEASITGIAAFAGFIVDLASRFNGLLLYIEHRYYGDSVPFGSKEEAFQNTSTLGFFSSTQALADYAQLIIDFKKNISAESCPVIAVGGSYGGMLASWFRLKYPHITIGALASSAPILYFDDITPQNGYHVVATKDFRDTSESCYNTIRQSWSEIDKVAAQPNGLQNLTSIFSTCG from the exons ATGGCAAAAAGAATCATGACAATGAGCGAGCCTGGCATCAAACTCCCGCCGGAGTTTGTGACATACTTCTACACACAAACACTTGATCATTTCAATTACAAGCCAGAGAGCAATGCCACATTCCAACAAAGATACATAATGAATAACAAGTACTGGGGCGGGCCGAATGCTAGTTCGCCCATCTTTGTCTATACAGGTGATGAAGCCAGTATAACTGGTATTGCGGCTTTTGCTGGATTCATTGTTGATCTTGCTTCTCGTTTCAATGGCCTTTTGTTGTATATAGAG CATCGCTACTATGGAGATTCAGTGCCATTTGGGTCCAAAGAAGAAGCTTTTCAAAATACCAGTACACTTGGATTCTTCAGCTCAACACAAGCTTTGGCAGATTATGCACAGCTGATTATAGATTTTAAGAAGAACATCTCAGCTGAAAGTTGCCCAGTTATTGCCGTTGGGGGGTCTTATGGTGGAA TGCTTGCATCATGGTTTCGTCTAAAATACCCACATATTACCATTGGTGCTTTGGCTTCTTCCGCTCCAATACTCTATTTCGATGACATTACACCACAAAACGGGTACCATGTCGTTGCCACTAAGGATTTTAGA GATACCAGTGAGAGTTGCTACAATACAATAAGACAATCTTGGTCTGAAATTGACAAAGTTGCAGCTCAACCAAATGGGCTTCAGAATCTTACCAGTATTTTTAGTACTTGCGGGTGA
- the LOC107410561 gene encoding vacuolar protein sorting-associated protein 41 homolog, translated as MAPIPTENGVEGDDEREEEEEEDEEEEEEEEEEEEDEEEEEEEEEEPRLKYQRMGGSVPALLASDAASCIAVAERMIALGTHGGTVHILDFLGNQVKEFAAHTGVVNDLSFDTEGEFIGSCSDDGSVVINSLFTDEKLKFEYHRPMKAIALDPDYAKSSRRFVAGGLAGHLYFNSKKWLGFRDQVLHSGEGPIHAVKWRTSLVAWANDAGVKVYDAANNQRVTFIERPRGSPRPELLRPHLVWQDDTLLVIGWGTSVKIASIRTNQNRAANGTYKNVPMSSLNLVDIVASFQTSYFISGIAPFGDSLVVLAYIPGEEDGEKDFSSSIPSRQGNAQRPEVRIVSWNNDELSTDALPVHGFEHYKAKDYSLAHAPFSGSSYAGGQWAEGDEPLYYIVSPKDAVIAKPRDTEDHISWLLQHGWHEKALAAVEAGQGRSELLDEVGSRYLDHLIVERKYTEAASLCPKLLRGSASAWERWVFHFAHLRQLPVLVPYIPTENPRLRDTAYEVALVALATNPSFHKDLLSTIKSWPSKIYSALPVISAIEPQLNTSSMTDALKEALAELYVIDGQYEKAFSIYADLLKPEIFDFIEKHNLQDSVKEKVVQLMMLDCKRAVPLLIQNKDLITPSEVVSQLLNARNKCDISYFLHQYLHSLFEVNPHAGKDYHDMQVELYAEYDPKMLLTFLRSSQHYTLEKAYEICVKRDLLREQVFILGRMGNSKQALAVTINKLGDIEEAVEFVTMQHDDELWEELIKQCLHKPEMVGMLLEHTVGNLDPLYIVNMVPNGLEIPRLRDRLVKIITDYRTETSLRHGCNDILKADCVNLLVKYYKEARHGVYLTNEEEEARAKRNDSRASQAIERASSVRTMEVKSKTRGGARCCMCFDPLSIQSVSVIVFFCCHAYHMTCLMDSTYTSGNKGTGSKAPVAEYDYENGDVDYDEDDDNQSGAPRMRCILCTTAAS; from the exons ATGGCTCCGATTCCAACGGAGAACGGCGTAGAAGGAGACGAtgagagagaggaagaggaggaagaggacgaagaagaggaagaagaagaggaagaagaggaagaggacgaagaagaagaggaagaggaagaagaggagCCGAGGCTTAAGTATCAGAGAATGGGAGGTAGCGTCCCTGCGCTTCTTGCTAGCGATGCTGCTTCATGCATCGCCGTAGCTGAGCGGATGATCGCGCTTGGGACTCATGGTGGCACCGTTCACATTCTGGATTTTCTTGGGAACCAG GTGAAGGAGTTTGCTGCTCATACTGGTGTGGTAAATGATCTTAGCTTTGACACAGAAGGTGAGTTTATAGGGAGCTGTTCAGATGATGGGTCTGTTGTAATAAACAGTCTTTTCACTGATGAGAAGCTGAAGTTCGAGTATCATCGCCCCATGAAGGCTATTGCTTTAGATCCAGATTATGCAAAATCATCCAGAAGATTTGTAGCTGGTGGTTTGGCTGGACATCTATATTTTAATTCTAAGAAATGGCTTGGCTTTCGTGACCAG GTTTTGCACTCCGGTGAAGGTCCAATACATGCTGTCAAATGGAGAACAAGTCTTGTTGCTTGGGCAAATGATGCAGGGGTTAAGGTTTATGATGCTGCCAATAATCAACGTGTTACATTTATTGAAAGGCCACGAGGAAGCCCTCGCCCTGAGCTTTTGCGTCCCCACTTAGTTTGGCAG GATGATACGCTCTTGGTCATTGGCTGGGGAACATCAGTCAAAATTGCATCAATCAGAACAAATCAGAATAGAGCAGCCAATGGGACATATAAGAATGTTCCCATGTCTAGTTTAAATCTGGTGGATATTGTGGCATCTTTTCAGACTAGTTACTTTATTTCTGGAATTGCACCCTTCGGTGATTCTTTGGTTGTTCTAGCTTATATTCCTGGTGAAGAAGATGGAGAAAAGGATTTTAGTAGCTCTATCCCATCACGGCAG GGAAATGCACAGAGACCGGAAGTGCGTATTGTGTCATGGAATAATGATGAGCTTTCAACAGATGCCTTACCAGTACATGGATTTGAGCATTACAAGGCAAAGGACTATTCCCTTGCTCATGCCCCATTCTCAG GTAGCAGCTATGCTGGTGGTCAGTGGGCTGAAGGTGATGAACCACTATACTATATTGTTTCCCCGAAGGATGCAGTCATTGCAAAACCCAG GGATACTGAAGATCATATTTCTTGGCTTCTTCAACATGGATGGCATGAAAAAGCTTTAGCTGCTGTTGAAGCTGGCCAGGGACGAAGTGAACTCCTGGATGAG GTTGGATCGAGATACCTTGATCATTTgattgttgaaagaaaatatacTGAAGCTGCATCACTGTGTCCGAAATTGTTGAGAGGATCTGCTTCAGCCTGGGAGAG ATGGGTTTTTCACTTTGCACATCTCCGTCAGCTTCCTGTATTGGTTCCATATATACCAACAGAGAACCCAAGATTACGTGATACTGCTTATGAG GTTGCTCTTGTAGCTCTGGCGACAAATCCATCTTTTCACAAGGATCTCTTGTCAACTATTAAATCTTGGCCTTCTAAGATTTATTCTGCATTGCCTGTTATCTCTGCCATAGAACCTCAGCTTAATACATCATCCATGACAGATGCACTCAAAGAG GCATTGGCAGAGTTGTATGTAATTGATGGACAATATGAGAAAGCGTTTTCAATATATGCTGAT CTTCTGAAGCCAGAGATATTTGACTTCATTGAAAAACATAACTTACAGGATTCTGTTAAGGAAAAG GTTGTCCAACTGATGATGCTAGATTGCAAGCGTGCAGTTCCTTTATTAATTCAGAACAAGGATTTAATTACTCCATCTGAAGTAGTCTCACAACTTTTGAATGCGAGAAATAAGTGTgatattagctatttcttgcATCAATATCTGCATTCATTATTTGAAGTAAATCCTCATGCTGGAAAGGATTATCATGATATGCAG GTTGAGCTTTATGCAGAGTATGATCCAAAGATGCTACTTACCTTTCTTCGTAGTAGTCAACATTATACACTTGAAAAG GCATATGAAATATGTGTCAAACGAGACCTTCTAAGGGAGCAAGTTTTCATTCTTGGAAGAATGGGAAATTCAAAGCAAGCACTGGCTGTAACTATTAATAAATTAGGAGATATTGAAGAG GCGGTAGAATTTGTTACCATGCAGCATGATGATGAACTTTGGGAAGAGTTAATTAAGCAATGTCTTCACAAACCTGAAATG GTGGGCATGTTACTGGAACATACAGTGGGCAATCTTGATCCTCTCTATATTGTGAATATGGTTCCCAATGGCTTGGAGATACCACG GCTGCGGGATAGGCTGGTTAAAATCATCACTGATTACAGGACAGAGACGTCGCTAAGACATGGGTGCAATGATATCTTAAAG GCTGATTGTGTCAACCTCTTGGTTAAATACTACAAAGAGGCAAGACATGGAGTTTACTTGACCAACGAAGAAGAGGAAGCACGTGCAAAAAGGAATGACAGTAGGGCTTCTCAAGCGATAGAAAGAGCTTCAAGTGTGAGAACCATGGAGGTTAAGTCAAAAACTAGAGGAGGTGCAAGGTGTTGCATGTGTTTTGATCCTCTCTCCATACAAAGTGTATCAGTGAttgtgttcttttgttgtcaTGCTTATCACATGACCTGTCTTATGGATTCCACATATACAAGCGGCAATAAGGGAACTGGATCAAAGGCTCCGGTAGCAGAATATGATTATGAGAATGGTGATGTGGATTATGATGAGGACGATGATAACCAATCGGGTGCCCCACGAATGCGATGTATCTTATGTACTACTGCTGCTAGTTGA
- the LOC107410548 gene encoding pectinesterase QRT1-like, giving the protein MYAIRHVIVVDTNGGGNFSTVQGAIDMVPEHNTQRIKIYILPGTYREKIYIPITKPYISFIGQMNHTSRTILTWHDLASDKNQYGIALETYNSASVTIESDYFCATRITFENSAVPVRRGQGNQVVALRIAGDKAMFYKARFLGKQDTLLDESGTHFFYKCFIQGRVDFVFGRARSLYKECHLNSIAKRSGAIAAHHRDSPDDLSNVFIHFPVGKQG; this is encoded by the exons ATGTACGCAATTCG CCATGTTATTGTGGTTGACACAAATGGAGGAGGAAATTTTAGTACAGTTCAAGGTGCTATTGATATGGTTCCAGAACATAACACACAAAGGATAAAAATCTACATTCTTCCTGGAACATACAG agaaaagatatatatacCAATTACGAAGCCATATATATCATTCATAGGACAAATGAATCATACATCCAGAACTATACTTACATGGCATGACTTGGCATCAGATAAAAATCAATATGGTATTGCACTGGAAACATATAACTCAGCATCTGTAACCATAGAGTCGGATTATTTCTGTGCAACTAGAATCACTTTCGAG AATTCTGCAGTTCCAGTTCGTAGAGGACAAGGCAACCAAGTAGTAGCCTTGAGAATTGCAGGTGATAAAGCAATGTTCTATAAAGCAAGGTTTTTGGGGAAGCAAGATACGCTCTTAGATGAAAGTGGAACACACTTTTTCTACAAGTGTTTCATCCAAGGCAGAGTTGATTTTGTATTTGGCAGAGCAAGATCACTCTACAAG GAATGCCATCTGAATTCAATAGCTAAGAGATCAGGAGCAATTGCAGCTCATCACAGGGATTCACCAGATGATCTGTCTAATGTGTTCATTCA TTTTCCCGTCGGGAAGCAGGGGTAA